The Anas platyrhynchos isolate ZD024472 breed Pekin duck chromosome 3, IASCAAS_PekinDuck_T2T, whole genome shotgun sequence genome includes a window with the following:
- the KIF16B gene encoding kinesin-like protein KIF16B isoform X7 — translation MTNFSVALHKEEKGAVILLGRTNMFRFNHPKEAAKLREKRKSGLLSSFSLSMTDLSKSCENLSAVMLYNPGLFPVKGPICLRLEFERQQREELEKLESKRKQIEEMEEKQRSDKAELVRMQQEVESQRKETEIVQLQIRKQEESLKRRSVHIESRLKDLLAEKEKFEEERLREQQEIELQKKKQQEEIFARVKEELQRLQELNHNEKEEKMQIFRELEKLKKEKDEQYIKLESEKKRLEEQEREQVMLVAHLEEQLREKQVMIQLLKRGDVQRLEEEKRDLEDIRESLLKVKEARSEGDENCEELEQAQNSFIEFKRKQLEQLTILEKDLVQQMDHLEKEIAHEKGAVEHLKFAQEERVSFKKDDENFADAVLKADEFDKIKPAEYRLQSKVRQLEYLKSNHLPALLEEKQRASEVLDRGFLGLDNTLYQIEKEIEEKEEQLAQYRASTNQLQQLQETFEFTANVARQEEKVRKKEKEILESREKQQREALEQAVAKLERRHSALQRRSTIDFEIEEQKQKLATLNNSCSEQAGLQASLEAEQKALEQDRERLDQEIQQLKQKIYEGDGGQKGNHGTLEERLSHTNSPTSPTKPQPPCAPLVDDRINAFIEQEVQRRLQNIHHKAEDNDNSLFWSTESFKDNERLNNGTVQRKLKYESNMHSGTCKENRPFKTEQRAVEDQSSSSQLPKEKNSDLISSTSIGSHLDVRPERAYGLGYVFSKLSCLYKDTSSQLLNSTLVPKQIKELGSLCDKSERCAQAVSLIKHLPLIRNLQVDVFFKSDMNQDVSHASDDTKAHTENVELESPVQENVMMCGSTGISGAHVRKPTGGCVCGCKNEELENSLVLRQTFLHFSDVFLKLQVCSLGKVLEFMTRALPQICISMEELKGIYWLAVGNCKNPDPEPACLLLFSSVLYVVVSSVKENICQSSLSIFHEVPVIAIREIHVGFAGQSVNLLSAEDDLLTIFTYNKHYTQRLCHDIMSILISTTEDAVYLNHQLLKDDLMQMSLDWTSEVNDLVLSNGVLLTCKFRTILADLAYLLHENMENIKPSLADIQVVLYVTVKIDCAKQNVYRSLVLTTTHIGLLRENSNFYPAPNLLDASCQRSQFDSLQLYSLKDIRCVVLPDKENFTKIELVFSRRSKVGSDSGMGFSKYCEKEINTQMTVIPSILQSSLHIPSEIWKLTFSSSEEAIWLIMHLTRC, via the exons ATGACAAACTTCAGTGTTGCTctacataaagaagaaaaag GTGCTGTTATATTACTTGGAAGAACCAATATGTTTCGCTTTAACCATCCCAAAGAAGCTGCTAAactaagggaaaaaagaaag AGTGGACTGCTGTCTTCCTTCAGCTTGTCTATGACAGATCTCTCAAAATCTTGTGAGAACCTATCAGCCGTTATGCTTTATAATCCAGG TCTTTTCCCTGTAAAAGGACCGATCTGTTTAAG GCTAGAATTTGAGAGACAACAACGAGAGGAGCTTGAAAAATTAGAAAGTAAAAG GAAACAAATAGAAGAAATGGAGGAGAAACAAAGATCTGACAAAGCAGAGCTTGTAAGAATGCAACAAGAAGTAGAGTCACAGCgcaaagaaactgaaatagTACAGCTGCAAATTCGAAAACAGGAAGAGAGTCTGAAACGCAGAAGTGTTCACATTGAGAGCAGGTTAAAGGATTTGctggctgaaaaagaaaaatttgaagAAGAGAGATTGCGGGAACAACAGGAGATAGAGCTTCAaaagaagaagcagcaggaagaaatTTTTGCCCGTGTCAAAGAGGAATTGCAGCGCCTACAAGAACTTAAtcataatgaaaaagaagagaaaatgcagattttccGAGAACTAGAAaaacttaaaaaggaaaaggatgaaCAGTACATTAAGCTGGAATCGGAAAAAAAGAGACTTGAGGAACAAGAAAGGGAGCAGGTGATGCTTGTGGCTCATCTAGAAGAACAGCTTCGAGAAAAACAGGTCATGATACAGCTCCTGAAGAGAGGGGATGTACAACGacttgaagaagagaaaagagatctTGAAGATATCAGGGAATCTCTTTTGAAAGTCAAAGAAGCCCGATCTGAAGGTGATGAAAACTGTGAAGAGTTAGAACAAGCACAGAATAGTTTCATagagtttaaaagaaaacaactagAACAGTTGACTATTTTGGAAAAAGATTTAGTTCAGCAAATGGATCACCTAGAAAAGGAGATTGCACATGAAAAAGGAGCTGTAGAACACTTAAAGTTTGCACAGGAAGAACGTGTAAGTTTCAAGAAAGATGATGAAAACTTTGCAGATGCTGTACTCAAGGCTGACGAATTTGACAAGATAAAGCCAGCGGAATACAGGCTTCAGTCTAAAGTACGGCAGCTTGAGTACCTGAAGAGTAATCATTTGCCAGCActgctggaagaaaagcaaagagcttCTGAAGTCCTCGATAGAGGCTTCTTAGGATTAGATAATACTCTCTATcaaatagagaaagaaatagaagaaaaagaagagcagcTTGCACAATATAGAGCTAGCACAAATCAGTTGCAGCAGCTTCAAGAAACATTTGAATTCACAGCCAATGTAGCTCGGCAGGAAGAAAAAGTtcggaagaaggaaaaagaaatccttgAATCAAGGGAAAAACAGCAGAGGGAGGCGCTGGAACAAGCTGTTGCTAAGTTAGAAAGGAGGCATTCTGCTTTGCAGCGTCGTTCTACGATAGACTTTGAAATTGAAGAGCAGAAACAGAAGCTTGCTACCTTAAACAACAGCTGCAGCGAGCAGGCAGGTCTGCAGGCTAGTCTAGAAGCTGAGCAAAAAGCCCTTGAACAAGACCGGGAACG CCTGGACCAGGAAATTCAGCAGCTGAAGCAAAAAATTTATGAGGGTGATGGTGGTCAGAAAGGAAATCATGGAACATTAGAAGAGAGACTGTCCCATACCAATTCCCCTACCAGCCCAACAAAGCCACAGCCACCCTGTGCTCCACTAGTTGATGATAG GATAAATGCCTTTATTGAACAAGAAGTGCAGCGAAGGCTTCAAAATATTCATCATAAAGCTGAGGATAATGATAATTCCCTGTTCTGGTCTACAGAAAGTTTTAAG GATAATGAGAGACTTAATAATGGCACTGTTCAGCGCAAACTGAAGTATGAG TCTAACATGCACTCTGGAacttgtaaagaaaacagaccATTTAAGACAGAGCAACGGGCAGTGGAAGACCAGTCTAGTAGTTCTCagcttccaaaggaaaaaaactcgGATTTGATCTCTTCCACGTCAATAGGTTCTCATTTGGATGTCAGACCAGAACGCGCCTATGGTCTGGGATATGTTTTCAGTAAGCTTTCCTGCCTTTACAAAGATACCAGCAGTCAGCTGCTCAACAGTACCTTGGTTCCTAAACAAATTAAGGAGTTGGGAAGTTTGTGTGACAAAAGCGAGAGATGTGCACAAGCAGTATcattaataaaacatttgcCACTTATAAGAAACTTGCAAGTAGATGTATTCTTCAAGTCTGATATGAATCAAGATGTATCCCACGCTAGTGATGACACCAAAGCTCATACTGAAAATGTGGAGCTTGAATCCCCTGTGCAAGAGAATGTCATGATGTGTGGAAGCACAGGAATCTCGGGTGCCCATGTGAGAAAGCCCACTGGAGGATGTGTATGTGGTTGTAAAAATGAAGAGCTGGAAAATAGTCTTGTGTTAAGACagacatttctgcatttttctgatGTCTTTTTGAAACTCCAGGTCTGTTCTCTGGGAAAAGTGCTTGAATTTATGACCCGTGCCCTACCTCAAATTTGTATTAGTATGGAGGAGTTGAAAGGTATCTATTGGCTCGCTGTTGGCAATTGCAAAAATCCTGATCCAGAacctgcttgcttgcttttgttcAGCTCTGTTTTATATGTTGTTGTTTCATCAGTCAAGGAAAACATCTGTCAGAGTTCCTTGTCAATATTTCATGAGGTTCCAGTCATCGCAATAAGGGAGATTCATGTTGGCTTTGCTGGACAGAGTGTGAATCTTCTTTCTGCTGAAGATGATTTGCTCACAATATTTACTTATAACAAGCACTACACTCAAAGACTTTGCCATGACATAATGAGCATTTTGATTTCTACAACAGAGGATGCTGTTTATTTAAATCATCAGCTCTTGAAAGATGATTTGATGCAGATGTCACTTGACTGGACGTCAGAAGTAAATGACTTAGTTCTATCAAACGGAGTACTTTTGACCTGTAAATTCAGAACTATATTAGCTGATCTGGCTTACTTACTCcatgaaaatatggaaaatattaaaCCTTCATTAGCTGACATTCAAGTAGTGCTGTATGTCACTGTGAAAATAGACTGTGCTAAGCAGAATGTGTATAGATCTCTGGTTCTTACAACTACTCATATAGGTCTCCTAAGGGAAAACAGTAACTTTTATCCTGCACCTAACCTTTTGGATGCTTCATGCCAGCGATCACAATTTGACAGCCTTCAGTTGTACAGTTTGAAGGATATTCGATGTGTAGTTTTGCCAGACAAAGAGAATTTCACAAAAATTGAGCTTGTGTTTTCTAGAAGGAGCAAGGTTGGATCTGATTCAGGAATGGGTTTTTCGAAATactgtgaaaaagaaataaatactcaAATGACAGTCATCCCATCAATTCTTCAAAGCAGTTTGCATATCCCATCGGAAATCTGGAAATTAACATTCAGTTCAAGTGAAGAAGCCATTTGGCTAATTATGCATCTGACTAGGTGTTGA